The following DNA comes from Geothrix edaphica.
CCGCCCGGGCTGGAAGGCCACGCCATGCTCCAGCGCCCGAGCCGACCAGCGGTCCACATCCACGCCAGCCGCCACCTGGGCCCACAGGGCCAGACCGCCCTCCGGCACCTGGAAGCGCAGGCGATCGCCCAGGGCCCGCTCCAGCGCCCGGCAGAGGACATCGCGGCGGGTCCGGTAGGCCAGCTGCATGCGGTTGAGGTGGCGGTGGATGGCCCCATCGTCCAGCAGCTCGGCGAAGGCCCGCTCCAGCACCATGTCCCCCTGGCGGTCCAGAGCCTGCCGCAGGGCGCGCATGCGGGCGATGAGAGGGGCCGGTCCATGCACGTAGCCCAGGCGCAGGTTGGGGCTGAAGATCTTGCTGAGGGTACCCACGTGGACGACCACCCCGGAGCGGTCCTCCGCCGCCAGGGGAGCCCGGGGGCGGCCCTCGAACAGGAACTCGCTGTCCTGGTCGTTCTCGATGAGGGCGAACCGGTGGGACTGGGCCAGGGCCATCAGCCGGTGGCGCCGGTCACTGGTAAGAGGCACCAGGGTGGGGTACTGGCGCAGTGGCGTGACGTAGACGGCCCGCAGCCGCTCAGATTCCGCCAGCTGGGCCAGGGCTCCGACGCGCATGCCTTCCGCGTCCACGGGGACGGGCAGGCAGCGGGCGCCAGCCCGGGCGAAGGCCTCCCATACCCCCGGGTGGCCCAGGGCCTCGACCGCCACGGCCTCTCCCGCCGAAAGCAGTGCCTGGCCCACCAGGAAGAGGGCCATCTGGCTGCCCCGGGTGACGAGGATGTTCTCGGGCGAGGCGGCAATGCCCCGGGCCTCGCCCAGCATCCGGGCCAGCGACTGGCGGAGCATGGGATGGCCCTGCGGATCCTCCAGCTCGAGGTTCTGCTGGCGGTTCAGCACCAGGGCCCGGCGGTAGGCCCGGGCCAGTTCCGCGCCAGGGAGGAGACGGGGATCCGGCAGGCCGCTCCCCACCTTCAGGAGGCCGGGCGCCCCCTTGGGCGCCGCTTCGTGCAGCCCCGAAGCCAGGTCGAACCCCATGGTGGTCGCCTCGGAGGCCCCGCCAGCGGTCGGGGACTGCCCATGCATCCGCGTGGGCGGGTCGGGCGCCACGACGCTGCCCTCCCCCGGGGTGGAGACGACCCAACCCTCGGCCTGCAATTCCCGATAGGCCGCCATCACGGTGTTGCGGCTCACGCCCAGCCGTTCGCCGAGGGTCCGGTACCCGGGCAGCGAATCCCCGGGGTGAAGGCGGCCCCGATGGATCTCCTGCATGAGAGAGTGCGCGATCTGGAGATAGACCGGCTCCCGGCTCTGGGGATCGAGAAAGACGGTGGGCGTCCGTGCGCTCAGGGTTGGCTCCGGGGAGGGGGTTCCAGTCTAAGGGATCCACCCGACCAAAGGAATGTTGTTGGAACCTGGAGCATCGGACCGGGGCCCGGCCCCCCAGGGGGGTGGCCCACCCCCTATCACCAAAGTGGTCCTGCCAGCCCTTCAACGTCGTGGCCAACCTGAAGGCGATTCTCTGGAGGTCACCATGCCCGACATGCACGCCTACTCCCCATCGCCCGCCCTTCGCCGGAACCGGCCCCTCCGGGCCGTGGGTGCCTGCCTCGCGGCTGCCCTGATGCTGGCCTGCGGTGGAAGCGGCGGAGGCAGCTCCGCCCCGTCCTCGCCTCCGCCAGCAGCCACGGCGACTCTGACCTCCATCACCCTCGCCCCCGCGGGCCCCACCCTCAATGTGGGCGCTTCGGCAGATCTCCAGGCCACAGGCCACTTTTCCGATGGCACCACGGTCACGCCCTACGACAGCTCGGTGACCTGGACCTCCAGCGCCCCGGGGACGGCTTCCGTGTCCGCCAGCGGCCTGGTGAGCGGAGTGGCGGCCGGGACCGCCACCATCACCGCGACCAAGGGTGCCATCCAGGGCTCCGCCGTCGTGACCGTCAATGCCTCCGCCGCGGTCCTCACCTCCATCACCCTCACCCCCGCCACCGGCGTCACCCTGAACGTGGGGCAGACGGCGGACTTCACCGCCACCGCCCACTGGTCCAATGGCACCAGTACTGTCCCTTACGATTCCAGCGTGACCTGGACCACCAACCTTCCCAGCGTGGCTACGGTGAATTCGGCGGGCGTTGTCACAGCCGTCGCCGCCGGATCCGCCACCCTCACGGCCACCGCCAATGGCCTCAACACCACGGCTGCCATCACCGTGAGCGCCTCAAGCCCCACCCTCACGGCCATCACCCTCACCCCGGCGAGCAGCACCCTGAGCGTTGGGCAGACCGTGGACATCACCTCGGCCGCGATTTGGTCCAACGGCACCGGCACCACACCTTACGATTCCTATCTGACCTGGATCAGTTCCGCGCCCTCCGTGGCCACCGTGAATGCAGGTGGCGTGGTGACCGCTGTCGCCGCTGGAACCGCGACCATCACCGCGAGCCTGGGCGGCGTGTCCCGCACGGCTGCCATCACCGTCACTGCCGGCCCCGCGGCCGCCCTGACTGGCCTCACCATGCTCCAGTCGACCAGCTCGCTGCAGGTGGGTCAGACAACCGGAGTTGTCGTGATGGCCAACTGGTCCAATGGCACCACGACCAGCCCCTACACCACGGGAGTCACCTGGGCTTCCTCCAACTCCGCAGTCGCCACCGCGACCCCTAACGCCACCGGATGCACCGTCACAGCGGTTTCAGCCGGTACCGTCAACATCACGGCCACCGCCAGCGGGTACACTGCCACCGCCAACTTCGGGATCTCTGGCTCGACGCCCACCGTTGACGCCCGTCTTGTAGGAAGTTGGAGCTTTGTCGACACCATCGGCGAGTACGGCAGCTTCTATACCTTCAACGCCAACGGCACCTTCACCTATTCCCTCGTCTACATCAACCGGAGCAGTTGCATCTCCTTCTCCCAAATTGTGGCCTCTCACCAGGGCACGTTCAGCACCCAGGGATCCCTCGACAACCCCTCCTCCGCAGGCCAGATCATCTTCAACTGCACATCCCATTTCACCGATTACACCAATTGCGCAGGCAGCCTCAGCCGCGCTCCCTGGAACGGGGCCAACCCGCATTTCCATTGGGCGGCTTTCATCAACGCCACCACTCTGGCTACCAACCACTCGGATGATTTCCAGGCGACGGGCACCCTGAACCATACCAAGCAGTGACCCTTCGGCCGAGTGGAGGCGGGGGGCCCCTCGGCCCCCGCCTTCCTGTACATCTGGGCTACTTCGGGCCTGCTAACCTGAAGCGATGACGATGAAGACCTACTACGCTGGCCAGGATGTGGATGCGCCTTGCGGTCGCTGCGGCGGCGAGACGCGCCACCAGGTCCTGACCGTGACCAATGGCGTGCCCGACCGGCTCATCTGCGGAAATTGCCGCTCCGTTCATAAATTCCGCGTGGCCAAGCCCGAGCCCCTGCCCCGCTCGCCTCGCATCCCGGCGGCGGCCAAGGCTGGCGGTCCGCGGCCCGGCTCCCTGGTGGCACAGTTCCAGGAGGCCGTGACCCGCGAGCAGGGCGGCGCCCGGGCCCGGCCCTACTCCGTGGCCGAGCGCTGGGAGGAAGGCGCCTGGATGGACCACCCCGCCTTCGGCTTGGGCCGCGTGCAGCGGCGCATGGGCCGCAAGGTCGATGTGCTCTTCAAGGACGGCCTGAAGACCCTGGTCAGCGCATGACCCAGGAGCCCCTCCTCGAACCCGGCTCCCCCGCACTGCGGGAGCTGCGCTTCGCGGTGCTGGACCTGGAGACCACCGGCGGCAGTCCCAAGGCCCGCTGGGGCAAGGATGGGCGGTTCATCCAGCCCTCCGAGATCACCGAAGTGGGCATGGTGCGCCTTGCGGGTCCCGTGGTGGAGGACCGCTGGTCGAGCCTGGCCGCCATCCAGGGCTTCCTGCCCGAAGAGATCCAGCGCCTGACCGGCATCAGCCTGCCCATGCTGGCGGGCGCGCCGCCCTGGGAGCAGGTGGCCCTGAAGCTGGTGCCGAAGCTGGAGGGCCGCATCTGGGTGGCCCACCACGCGCCCTATGACGGCAGCTTCCTCAAGGCCTGGCTGCCCGAAGGCGTCTGGCGCCGCCACCGCCTCATCTGCACCCGGCTGCTGGCCAAGAAGCTCATCCCGGAGCTGCCACGGCGGAGCCTGGCCGAGCTCTGTGAGTTCCTCGGCATCACCAACACCCGCGCCCACCGCGCCCTCCAGGACGCCGAGGCCACCGCCGAGGCTCTCCAGCACCTGATCCAGCGCGCCGAGGACCGGGGCATGGACGGCGAGGCCTTCCTCGCCGCCGGCGAAGTGGCCTGGAACAAGCTCTGATGCACTACTTGATGGCCTTCTTCGCCTTCTCGGCGGAGGCCTGGGCGTAGTAGGCGCACACCCCCTTCTTGGCGTCGGGCTCGATGCCCGCGGCCTTGAAGGCATCCTTGAGCTTCTTCTCGGGAACGCCCAGTTCCTTGGCCCAGTTCGCCGCCGTCTTCATGCCTTCAGCCACCATGGCACCCTCCGTTGGGGCAAGCCTACACCCCAATTCGACGACGCGCGCTTCGGCAGACTCTGCTGCTAGCCAAGGGCAAGCTCGCGCACCATGGCCCGGTGCAACCGCAACCTGCCTAGCGGCTCATCGTCAGATCGCCGGGCCGGTATCGAAGGTGCGATTGCGGTGGAGCCAGCGCTTCCGGAAGCGGCTTCAGGATCGCACGGGCTCAATGTCAACGCGCGAACAGGCGGTGTTGCTTGATCTTCTATGCCCCCATCTAGGCCCTACTGGTTGAATTCGTTCGAATGTTGACCTGTTTATCGATGTCAAGACATCAATACCGAACTATCAATGAGGTCATTGCATGCAGCCCTATTCGAATGCTTCGACGGCGGCCTCGACCAACGCAACCCAACGCAAATTGATGCTTGGCGTCGCCATTGCGACGCTGCTGGCATTTGCCATCGTGATCGCCGACCTGGCGAGCGGCGGCCGCCCTGATCCGCCGGAGCTGCGCGCCGCGGCGACCCTGCTCGACGGCTCCTGGCGATTCCGTACCGGCGATGACCCCCGCTGGGCGGAGGCCGCCACGGACGATAGCGGTTGGGAGACGGTCGACATGACCGCCGCGCCGGGCAGCCACGATGGCGACGTAGGTCTGCCCGATTATGTCGGCGGATGGATGGCGCACGGTCATCCCGGCTATCACGGCTACGCCTGGTACCGGCGCGCGGTGACGGTGCCGGCCGGACCGGCGTCGTGGGACATCCTCGGACCGACCCTCGTCGAGAATGGCTACGAGCTCTATTGGAACGGTCAACTGTTGGGCGGGTCGGGCAGGCTCGGTGCGGCCCCGCGGGTCGTCGGCACGCGGCCGCTGCAGTTCGCCCTGCCTGCCGGTGTGGCGGGCACCCGTGGCGTGCTCGCTGTCCGCGCGTATATGCCTCCCGTTTCCGGCGTCAGCGCAGACGGTGGCGGCATGCACAGCGTTCCCATACTGGCTCCGCGGCCGGCGAGCGATGCGCTCCACCGCGTGCAATGGCAGCGAACCATCGCCGGTTACATCGTCGATGTGATCGAGCCGTTAACGATGTTTGCACTCATTGGCTTGGCACTCTGGTGCCGGCCTCGAAGCAGCCACGGGCGTTTCCTGATCTTTGCCTGCATCGCGCTCGCGCTCATGGCGGCCAGGCGTCTCAACAACGCGATCCTCGCTTGGACCGATCTGATGGATCTGGCTACCTATGCCTGGCTGGCGTCAGTGATGTGGGTGCCCACGGTGGCCGCCTGGGCTCTGGCCTGGAATCGCTGGTGCCTTCCTCCGTGGCGGACCTTCGATGTGTCCGCCGCGCTGGCGGCGGTCGCCGCGATTGTCGGCGCCGTGATCCATTCGGCAAGCGTGACGAGGGGCAGCCGGCTCGCGTCCATCGCGCTGTTTATTGTGATAGGAGCGCGCATCGTTCGCAGCGGATCCATGCGGATCCTGGCGCTCGTCACGTTGGCCTCCATCATGGCCGCGCTATTCGGCGGCGAGCTGCTCGATGCGATCGGCGTACCGGGCATCTGGTTTCCGTTCGGCATCGGCGTGTCGCGGACGCAGTACGTCTACGCGTTCGCGATTCCGCTCCTGGCATTCTTGAGCGTGCGGACCTTGTTGCCAAAGGGAGCGGATCGATAGGCGATACGGCGAGGTGGTACCCGGCCTTCAGATCCTCTGCCAAGGCAGCCTCCCTCTGACCCCTTGCCGGGCCTTGGAGGGATGGCGGTACACTCGCCCCATGGACCTCACCCGCTTCCTCGATCTCGTCCGCACCCAGGGCTGGCAGGGCGCGTCCCTGTGGGCTGTGCTGCTGGCCCAGGCCCTGCTCTGGGTCGGGCTGGTGCGCCTGCACCTCTCGCTGCACCGGGAGGAGGCGCCCTGGGAGGAGTGCATCGGGAAGATCCGCAGCGCCTTCCTCCGCAAGCTGAACGGCGAGGAGGAGGTCCAGGAGCTGAAGGTCCACCGCTACGCCCCACTGGTGGACCAGCTCCTGGCCCTGCACTTCGCCGAGGAGAAGAGCGACCGCTTCGACCGGTGGCTGCTGCTGCGCTGGAAGGTGAAGGAGGGCCTGCGGCCCTTCTGGATCCGCTGGGGGCACCTGGTCATCGCCTTTGGCGCCGTGACCTGGTTCCTCCAGGGCCTGCGCCTCGACCTGGGCACGGAGGTCCTCAAGCGCACGCCGGTGGATCCCCGCATCCTGTGGGTCTGGCTGGGCTACGCCATGATCCTGGCCTGGAAGATCGTCCGCCTCCACGGCAACCTCGAGCGCGTCCAGCGCAGCCTCCTGCTGCCCCGGCGCGACGAGTAGGATCCATGGCCCTCCTGATCCAGCCTTTCCAGCCGGGCCTCGAGGACCAGGTGCTCGACCTGATCCTCCCCATCCAGCAGATCGAGTTCGGGGTGCCCATCACCGCCCGGGACCAGCCGGACCTGGCGCGGATTCCCGAGGTCTACCTGGCGGGCCGGGGCGGATTCTGGGTGGCCCTCGCGGAAGGCCGGGTGGTGGGCACCATCGGCCTCATCGGTTTCGGAAGCGGAGGCGCCCTGAGGAAGATGTTCCTCCACAAGGACCACCGGGGCAGCGGCCTGGCCCAGGCCCTCCTGGACACCCTGCTGGACCACGCCAGGAGCCAGGCCCTCCCGGGCATCTGGCTGGGCACCCTCCCCCACATGGGCGCCGCCCACCGCTTCTATGAGCGCAACGGATTCCGGCGCGTGGAGGCGGGGGACCTGCCTCGGGACTTCCCCCGCATGGCCGTGGATACCGTGTTCTATGCCCTGGACCTCCCCCATGCGCCGAGGTGAGGCCGCCCGGCGGCTGGGGCTGCGCGCCGAGCGGCTGACGCTCTGGTTGCTCTGGGCCCGGGGCTGGGACCTGGTGGCCTGGCGGCAGAAGCTGGGCCGCTACGAGCTGGACCTGCTCCTGAGCCGGGGACCCGAGCTTCGCCTGCTGGAGGTGAAGGCCCGGCGGCCTGGGGCCTGGGTCGGGGCCGACACCGCCCTGGAGCCCGAGCAGCGCCTCCGTCTCCAGCGGGCCCTCCGGACCTGGCTGGACCGCGTCCCCTGGCCCGGCCAGGTCACCTTCCAGCGCGTGAGCTGGGCCGGGCTGAGGTGCCGCTTCCACCCACCGGAGCGCTGGGACGCCCTGAAGATCCATCCCTGACAGCTGATAGCTGACAGCTTCTTTGGCACAAGCCTCGCCCCGCACCCGGCGGGTGTCGGTATGTTGACCTTCCAGGACAGTCTGCTTCCATCATGGGCCCGCCAGGCGTGGCCGCCGGACCCGGCGGTCCGGGCGTCAGCGACGGCAGGGGCGGAGGCGCCGGAATGAGTGGTCACGCGGCCCCCCGGCTCCGCAGTCTGCCCCTGGGCCAGGGCGCCGAGGCGCCCCTGTTCGCCGCCCGGGTCGTGGCCATCACCTCCGGCAAGGGCGGTGTGGGCAAGACCAACGTCACCGCCGGGTTGGCCCTGTCTCTGGCCAGGCTGGGTCAGCGGGTGGTGGTCATGGATGCGAATTTCGGCCTGGCCAACCTGGACATCCTGCTGGGCCTGTCCCCGAAATACACGCTCGAGCATGTCCTCCGGGGCGAGAAGGTGCTGGAGGAGATCCTGCTGGAGGGCCCTTCCGGTATGCAAATTCTGCCGGCCAGCAGCGGCATCCAGGAGCTCACCCGCCTCGACACCATGAGCGAGCTGCGCCTGGTCCAGGGCCTCCAGCGGGTGGCCGAGACGGTGGATTGGCTGCTGATCGACACCGCGGCCGGCATCCACGAATCGGTCCTCAAGCTCCTTCTGGCGGCCCAGGAGGTCATCCTCGTGGCCACCCCCGAACCCACGAGCCTGGTGGACGCCTACGCCATGGTGAAGGTGCTGCACCTGCGCGAGCCCTCGAAGCCGCTGTGGCTGCTGGTGAACAACGGCCAGAGCGCAGAAGAGGCCCGGGAGACCGTGGACCAGCTCCAGGAGGCCACGGAACGTTTCCTGGGCAAACAGGTTCCGGTGCTGGGCATGGTTCCCAACGATCCCCACATCCTCCAGGCGGTGCGCCAGCAGCGGGGGGTGGTGGAGCTCTTCCCCGACAGCCCGGCTTCTAGGGCCTTCGGCGCCATCGCCCAGCAATTGCTGGGCCAGGTATCCTTGCAGCCGGACGACTTTGCGGCATTCTGGAGACTGCCCGCGCCTGGTGACGCACCCTAGGAATCCGAATGGTCCTGATCCCAGACCAGCCTGTCGATTCCGGCTCGTCCATCGATGACGAACTGGCCCGGGCCGTGGCGTCCGCTCCGGCCGCCCTCCGGCCCTGGGCGGCCCTCCTGGCGGCCAGTGACCGGGCGAAGGCGGCAGCCTCCCCCGCCAGCGGTGAGGCGGAGCCTCCGGAGCCCTTCGACCGCCAGAACCGGGAGCAGATCATCAAGGACTACGTGCCCCTGGTGAAGTTCGTGGCCCACCGCATCGCCTCGCGTCTCCCCGCCCACGTCGAGCTGGATGACCTCATCAACAGCGGCATCCTCGGCCTGATGGACGCCATCGAGAAGTTCGAGCCCACCCGCAACATCAAGTTCAAGACCTACGCCG
Coding sequences within:
- a CDS encoding Ig-like domain-containing protein → MPDMHAYSPSPALRRNRPLRAVGACLAAALMLACGGSGGGSSAPSSPPPAATATLTSITLAPAGPTLNVGASADLQATGHFSDGTTVTPYDSSVTWTSSAPGTASVSASGLVSGVAAGTATITATKGAIQGSAVVTVNASAAVLTSITLTPATGVTLNVGQTADFTATAHWSNGTSTVPYDSSVTWTTNLPSVATVNSAGVVTAVAAGSATLTATANGLNTTAAITVSASSPTLTAITLTPASSTLSVGQTVDITSAAIWSNGTGTTPYDSYLTWISSAPSVATVNAGGVVTAVAAGTATITASLGGVSRTAAITVTAGPAAALTGLTMLQSTSSLQVGQTTGVVVMANWSNGTTTSPYTTGVTWASSNSAVATATPNATGCTVTAVSAGTVNITATASGYTATANFGISGSTPTVDARLVGSWSFVDTIGEYGSFYTFNANGTFTYSLVYINRSSCISFSQIVASHQGTFSTQGSLDNPSSAGQIIFNCTSHFTDYTNCAGSLSRAPWNGANPHFHWAAFINATTLATNHSDDFQATGTLNHTKQ
- a CDS encoding MinD/ParA family protein, with amino-acid sequence MSGHAAPRLRSLPLGQGAEAPLFAARVVAITSGKGGVGKTNVTAGLALSLARLGQRVVVMDANFGLANLDILLGLSPKYTLEHVLRGEKVLEEILLEGPSGMQILPASSGIQELTRLDTMSELRLVQGLQRVAETVDWLLIDTAAGIHESVLKLLLAAQEVILVATPEPTSLVDAYAMVKVLHLREPSKPLWLLVNNGQSAEEARETVDQLQEATERFLGKQVPVLGMVPNDPHILQAVRQQRGVVELFPDSPASRAFGAIAQQLLGQVSLQPDDFAAFWRLPAPGDAP
- a CDS encoding PLP-dependent aminotransferase family protein; the protein is MSARTPTVFLDPQSREPVYLQIAHSLMQEIHRGRLHPGDSLPGYRTLGERLGVSRNTVMAAYRELQAEGWVVSTPGEGSVVAPDPPTRMHGQSPTAGGASEATTMGFDLASGLHEAAPKGAPGLLKVGSGLPDPRLLPGAELARAYRRALVLNRQQNLELEDPQGHPMLRQSLARMLGEARGIAASPENILVTRGSQMALFLVGQALLSAGEAVAVEALGHPGVWEAFARAGARCLPVPVDAEGMRVGALAQLAESERLRAVYVTPLRQYPTLVPLTSDRRHRLMALAQSHRFALIENDQDSEFLFEGRPRAPLAAEDRSGVVVHVGTLSKIFSPNLRLGYVHGPAPLIARMRALRQALDRQGDMVLERAFAELLDDGAIHRHLNRMQLAYRTRRDVLCRALERALGDRLRFQVPEGGLALWAQVAAGVDVDRWSARALEHGVAFQPGRRFAFDGSPVQGLRLGFSNYPESDLEEVALRMRAALDGDR
- a CDS encoding PolC-type DNA polymerase III, translated to MTQEPLLEPGSPALRELRFAVLDLETTGGSPKARWGKDGRFIQPSEITEVGMVRLAGPVVEDRWSSLAAIQGFLPEEIQRLTGISLPMLAGAPPWEQVALKLVPKLEGRIWVAHHAPYDGSFLKAWLPEGVWRRHRLICTRLLAKKLIPELPRRSLAELCEFLGITNTRAHRALQDAEATAEALQHLIQRAEDRGMDGEAFLAAGEVAWNKL
- a CDS encoding YraN family protein gives rise to the protein MRRGEAARRLGLRAERLTLWLLWARGWDLVAWRQKLGRYELDLLLSRGPELRLLEVKARRPGAWVGADTALEPEQRLRLQRALRTWLDRVPWPGQVTFQRVSWAGLRCRFHPPERWDALKIHP
- a CDS encoding GNAT family N-acetyltransferase encodes the protein MALLIQPFQPGLEDQVLDLILPIQQIEFGVPITARDQPDLARIPEVYLAGRGGFWVALAEGRVVGTIGLIGFGSGGALRKMFLHKDHRGSGLAQALLDTLLDHARSQALPGIWLGTLPHMGAAHRFYERNGFRRVEAGDLPRDFPRMAVDTVFYALDLPHAPR